A single window of Anopheles moucheti chromosome 2, idAnoMoucSN_F20_07, whole genome shotgun sequence DNA harbors:
- the LOC128299104 gene encoding GILT-like protein 3 — MTNLLALLLVTIYFKALCSDSMVFITNQLYPFWLRHEKEMKLRLVPFGKAWVEEQPNEPPKFHCQHGARECQLNILHGYILQKLPPKKAFTVVACLMKNFRTDFEQCIEGHESFRSVVVNCSQGPQGGKLFKKFANETDAVHRPLPFVPTIVGDQPYDFYEQDDWLQHFERKFTERYEAKFGVKL; from the exons ATGACTAACTTACT TGCATTATTGTTAGTCACCATCTATTTCAAAGCACTCTGCAGTGACAGCATGGTTTTCATTACCAATCAGCTGTACCCGTTCTGGTTGCGccatgaaaaagaaatgaaactaCGCTTGGTACCATTTGGAAAGGCCTGG GTCGAGGAGCAGCCAAACGAACCGCCCAAATTTCATTGCCAGCACGGGGCACGAGAATGTCAACTGAACATTTTGCACGGTTACATTCTTCAAAAGTTGCCTCCCAAAAAGGCATTTACTGTAGTGGCATGCCTCATGAAGAACTTCCGTACGGACTTTGAGCAG TGTATCGAAGGACATGAATCGTTCAGGAGCGTCGTTGTTAATTGCAGCCAAGGGCCACAGGGAGGAAAGTTGTTCAAAAAGTTTGCCAATGAAACAGACGCCGTGCACCGGCCGCTGCCATTCGTACCTACTATCGTTGGCGATCAG CCGTACGACTTTTATGAACAGGACGATTGGTTGCAGCATTTCGAAAGAAAATTTACGGAGCGGTATGAAGCAAAGTTTGGTGTCAAATTATAA
- the LOC128297761 gene encoding GILT-like protein 3 translates to MQSEFLFFTAKTFDRENNAPVSLKRIKNIAIGIRCCPRKVSCFINTKFIFSKSVNILALSYVVPGGQTYKMESKASVAAVKPLLLAILLVCSYTLIEATANVNDESSNSLNKTNMLPVTIYYEALCSDSMVFITNQLYPFWLRHEKEMKLRLVPFGKAWVEEQPNEPPKFHCQHGARECQLNILHGCILQKLPPKKAFTVVACLMKNFRTDFEQCIEGHESFRSVVVNCSQGPQGGKLFKKFANETDAVHRPLPFVPTIVGDQPYDFYEQDDWLQHFERKFTERYEAKFGVKL, encoded by the exons ATGCAAAGcgagtttcttttctttactgCTAAAACATTTGATAGGGAAAATAATGCACCTGTTAGTCTTAAACGGATAAAGAATATAGCTATAGGTATTCGGTGTTGCCCTAGAAAGGTTTCATGTTTCATTAACACGAAGTTCATTTTTAGTAAAAGTGTTAATATTCTAGCATTATCATATGTGGTTCCAGGTGGACAGACATACAAAATGGAATCAAAAGCATCTGTTGCTGCAGTGAAACCGTTGTTATTAGCGATCTTGTTGGTGTGCTCTTACACCCTCAtcgaagcaacagcaaatgtcAACGATGAGAGTTCTAACTCCCTCAACAAAACTAATATGCTACCAGTTACCATCTACTACGAAGCACTCTGCAGTGACAGCATGGTTTTCATTACCAATCAGCTGTACCCGTTCTGGTTGCGccatgaaaaagaaatgaaactaCGCTTGGTACCATTTGGAAAGGCCTGG GTCGAGGAGCAGCCAAACGAACCGCCCAAATTTCATTGCCAGCACGGGGCACGAGAATGTCAACTGAACATTTTGCACGGTTGCATTCTTCAAAAGTTGCCTCCCAAAAAGGCATTTACTGTAGTGGCATGCCTCATGAAGAACTTCCGTACGGACTTTGAGCAG TGTATCGAAGGACATGAATCGTTCAGAAGCGTCGTTGTTAATTGCAGCCAAGGGCCACAGGGAGGAAAGTTGTTCAAAAAGTTTGCCAATGAAACAGACGCCGTGCACCGGCCGCTGCCATTCGTACCTACCATCGTTGGCGATCAG CCGTACGACTTTTACGAACAGGACGATTGGTTGCAGCATTTCGAAAGAAAATTTACGGAGCGGTATGAAGCCAAGTTTGGTGTCAAATTATAA
- the LOC128297275 gene encoding uncharacterized protein LOC128297275: MFESKQETDTMLLVLNSWIGLLLGMLSISASYGLKLKSVRIPPYKYRTESALLECHYELNGQRKGHSSLDGTNRRHHAYQSDYLSERFDEEEKLYSIKWYKDNEEFYRYVPSASQPIKSYKIEGIRVDPNHSDGTKVLLRGLTLKSSGIYRCEISAEAPSFDSVQGEGRMDVIFVPKDGPHISDSERKSYHNGETMELNCTSGRSYPASNLQWYLNDVLVTDPNSIIHYPSMQNQHGLITTFLGLSIVVNHRHYIDGTIRIKCIASLSPVLWRGGQESIVQWEQPTIDNRVAMLLVKSSGNVQSWNTCVVLVSLLLYLQGMAVTRIA; encoded by the exons ATGTTCGAATCGAAACAGGAAACGGATAcaatgctgctggtgttgaacAGTTGGATCGGACTACTTCTTGGGATGCTCTCGATTTCAG CATCTTACGGTCTTAAACTTAAATCGGTTAGAATACCGCCGTACAAGTATCGCACCGAATCAGCCCTGCTAGAATGCCATTACGAGCTCAACGGTCAACGTAAAGGGCACAGCTCACTCGACGGCACTAATCGACGACATCATGCCTATCAGAGCGACTATCTCAGTGAGCGCTTCGACGAGGAGGAGAAGCTGTACTCAATCAAATGGTACAAAGACAACGAGGAGTTCTATCGCTACGTGCCGTCGGCTTCGCAACCGATTAAGAGTTACAAAATCGAGGGTATCCGGGTCGACCCAAACCATTCCGATGGCACAAAGGTGTTGCTGCGAGGGTTAACACTTAAATCCTCCGGTATCTATCGGTGTGAGATCTCGGCCGAGGCGCCCAGCTTCGACTCGGTTCAGGGCGAAGGTCGAATGGATGTGATAT TTGTTCCAAAGGATGGTCCACACATAAGTGACAGTGAACGGAAAAGTTACCACAACGGGGAAACGATGGAGTTAAACTGCACCTCTGGTCGCTCATACCCGGCTTCAAATCTCCAATGGTACCTGAACGATGTGCTCGTTACAGACCCCAACAGCATTATACACTATCCCTCGATGCAAAATCAGCACGGGTTGATTACCACCTTTCTTGGGCTGAGTATAGTCGTCAACCATCGGCATTACATCGATGggacgatacggataaagtGTATTGCAAGCTTATCGCCCGTCTTATGGCGTGGCGGACAGGAGAGTATCGTCCAGTGGGAGCAACCAACCATCGACAATCGTGTTGCCATGCTATTGG TGAAAAGTTCCGGTAACGTGCAAAGCTGGAATACTTGTGTCGTACTAGTAAGTTTGTTACTCTACCTACAAGGAATGGCAGTTACACGAATAGCGTAA